The Phaeodactylum tricornutum CCAP 1055/1 chromosome 2, whole genome shotgun sequence DNA window CGACACGAACGTCACGGCGTCTTCGAGAAAgagttcttcttcgtcattgtcgtccaAACCACGAGTGGTCGACGGGTTTGGAGGGGCAACGTCGGAACGGGTCTCGGCCGGGGTCCGTGACGTGAGGCCCTGGTCGAGGACGTCGTCCAATTTATTGAGCCACTGCATGATACACCACAATGTAgagttgttgttggtgaAGAACGGAATGCTCGAATCACCGTACCACGAGGAGATTGACGGGACGGGGTCGACCACGAAGGATTTCGCCCATGGAGTTCCCCGAGTGCAAGGATGATGCGAGGTATACCCACAGGTAGTTGAGAGTCTGTTTGCAGTGAGGGGTTGCGTTTGGGTTCGCGAGTTCCCATGGAACCCTGACCCTGATACAACAGTCGACGACCGACACAACCAATCCTTGGAATGTGCGGGGACGGACGGTTTCGACTCATGTAACCTGTCATGTAAAAGCGACCGACCGCACGACTCTTTTGCCCACGACGTGTACACGTAGACATGTATTTGTACGTACCTCGTATCCTCCCAtcctacctacctacctacctacctaccaaCCATTCTAGTATTCtctatacacacacacacgtaaACACGTACATTTACACATCACTCTATGACTAGTCCGGAACCGACGGCGGCGGAGCGTCAACGCCAGCGTCTCGCGGCGTGGCGGCGCAAACGATCGCTCCCACCGGAAGCACCCGTCGTCGTGTCCTTGTCCTTGTCCACCAAACGTGCCGCGACGCACCGTTCCCGGTCTACCGTGACCAATCCTTTGGGCGACAGCAgtagtgacgacgatgacccTGCGGCTCGTTCCGATGCCCACCGGCGGCGTCCCGCACTCGACTGGGAGGACGATACGAACAATGTCCGGGAGACTCTGCCATTGAGCAAACGGGGACGTTGGGACAACGCCGGGAGTGACGAATCCAacaacaattccaacaacaacaacaactcaTCGAATCAGGACGCCTTGGACCAATTCATGGCTAAATTGCACGCCGGAGCCCTCGGCACCGTGCCTTTCAGTGCCACGGGCGTGGCGATTGACGTGGGAGGATCCATGGTCCGTCCCGGGTCCCACCGGCACCCGCATCCCCTCACGGGCGGCGTCGCGACCGCCGCCGATATTCCCACCGCGCCGTCGGATACCGACGGACACTACCAACCCAACGATTGGTTGAGTGAAGCGTCCGACAATGAAGACGAGGAACAGGAAGAACGGGCGCGCCGTGCCTTGATTGAAGCCCTAAAAGCTGCACCGACCCCCACGGCGACCGGCGTCGCCGCACCGGCGGAGCCCGTCGTCATGGAATTGGCCGCCGACGTGAAATCGGAGAAATCGCGACGCGAGTCACATCTCAAAGCACTGGAGGAACAAGCCGCTCAGGCACGGAAACGGGCCGAAGCCGTACCGGAACTCGGACGATTGTACAACGATCAGGAAACCAGCGtcatggaagaagcagaGCGAGCCTTGCAAGAAGCAAAGGAAGCCCCGGATGCCCTCCAAGTCTTGGCCGAACTTAACAAGAAGAAGGAACTCAAATCCGTAGATCACTCCCAAGTCGAATACCTACCCTTTCCCAAGAACCTCTACCGCGTCCCCCGTTCCTTGGCCACACTCACACACGATCAAGTTATTTCTCGACGGGCCAAGCTCAAAGTGCGGGTGCGCGGACAAGGCGCACCGGTACCAGTATCCTCGTTTGCCGAATGCGGCTTGTCGGAAAAGATTCTACAGTTACTCGAATCCCAAAAAATTACCCAGCCTTTTCCCATCCAAGCCCAGTGTGTACCATGCATCATGGCCGGTCGGGATGTCATTGGTATTGCCAAAACAGGCAGCGGCAAAACGCTGGCCTACGTTTTACCCCTTTTGCGTCATATGGACGCGCAGCCAGATTTGGGTCCGCACGAATCCGGACCCCTCGGACTCATTCTGGCACCCGCACGGGAATTGGCCTACCAAATCCACGTCGTCTGCAAAAATATGGCCAAACCGTTAGGCTACAAGTAAGTCACTGACGGTGGCGTCTGCGAAGGATCGCGACCCAGGCACCGCTGCTAACGATCTTGCTTTTTTCTACTGTTGCCGGTGGCGCCCCCATAGCTTTCGAGTAGTGGGGGGTGGGCCCTGCGAATACCGGACGCGACCACGATTGCGTGCACCCGCATCGATATGCTTTGGGCTCGGATGATTTACAAACTCCATTTCTCACCGTGTCTGTTTTTTTTGTGTTTGGCTCTTTACAGGTCCACTGCTGTGTACGGAGGTGCCGGTGTGGCGGAACAAATTGCCGATCTCAAGCGTGGTACACACATTGTCACAGCCACGCCGGGTCGATTGATTGATATACTAACAATGCAGTCGGGCAAAATCCTGTCGCTACAGCGCGTCACGTACGTGgtcatggacgaagccgatcgCATGTACGATATGGGCTTTGCTCCACAGATTTCGGCCATTTTAGCGGCGGTTCGTCCGGATCGACAGACCGTGCTTTTTTCGGCGACCTTCCCCAAGGCGGTGGAATCGCTGGCCCGCAAATCACTCCAGTACCCGGTCGAAGTGATGGTAGGCGGTCGCTCGGTAGCATCGGATAGTGTCACACAGTACGCCGAACGAGTTGAAGAGGACGAAAAATTTCTGCGTCTCCTGCAAGTCCTGGGCGAGCAAGTGGAGGGAACCAAAAAGGTTATCGTGTTTGTCGACACGCAAGTGCGCGCGGACAACTTGTTTGAACAATTGCTCCGCAATGGCTATTCCACCTTGTCGCTACACGGAGGCAAGGAACAAGAGGATCGGGATTCCACCATTTCAGACTTTAAGCGTAAGGATGGTCCCAATGTTCTGGTGGCCACTGGAGTGGCGGGACGTGGACTGGATGTTGGGTCGTGTACTTGCGTCATCAATTTTTCGGCACCCAACCACCTGGAAGCGTACGTGCACCAAGTGGGACGAACGGGTCGTGCTGGAAACCGTGGTGTCGCCTACACTTTTGTAAGCTCGACCGACGAAGCCAAATTTGCCCCTAACGTTGTGCGTGCAATGAGTGAAGCTGGACAAGGTGACAACATCAGCCCTGAGCTGAGGCAGCTCTCTGACGAATTTCAAGCCAAGGTAGAAAAGGGAGAGGCACGTTACGCCGGATCCGGATTCAAAGGCAAGGGGTACACGTATGACTCGACCGAATTGAGCGAAGCGCAAAAGATGGCTCGACTGGAAAAACGGCAAGCCCTGCTGGAGGCCGGGCTGCTCGAtccagacgaagaagacCCGTATGCgaacgacaccaacgacaGCCATCTTAAAAACGACTCAGCCAGTAGTTCTACGCAAATGAAAAAAGTGGCCGGCATTGAAATGGAAATTCCTGATACATTGACACCCGAAATCCTAGCTTTGCCCGGAATGAAGGAAGCTTTGCTACGGAAAGCCGGCATCATCCTACCGACTGCTGGGAACGAAGGCGAGGCGGCCACCGAGCCTCTGCTTGGACCTGTCCGCATGGGCGACAACCACTGGCTGCGAGAGTTTGAAATCaacgaatatccaagagaAGCGCGGTGGAAGGTTACGCAAAAGGATACGACTTCGAGACTACAGGAGGAATTTAGGACAGCGGTCACACTCAAGGGTACGTATTTTGGTCCAGGAAAGGAGCCCAAGGACGACGAGCGTAAGCTTTACTTGCATCTGGAAGCTACTAGTGATCGAATGCTACAGGATTGCGTGCAGGAAATTCAACGACTTCTCAACGAAGAAACGTTGCGTGTGAGTGCGAAGCAAGGCGTTGGCGGCGGTTCTCATAAGTATAATGTGTTAGCTTAGATTTATTATTTCTTTTCAACAAACCCGTCTATTTTGACTCTTAAAATTGCGGATGGTGTATTCTGATTCATACCGTATCAGTTTGCCATTTTCCTAGAAGCAACCTCGTTTCATCTATGGTCGAGTTGCTCCAATCGCTGCATTATTTCCTGAAGTTTGTCGTCTTCATACCAATCGATATTGCTGGACGTGACAAGGTCTACCAGAACCCTTCCTAGAACACGCAATTGCCGCTCGTCCTTGGATTCCTTGGTGGATGCATTAGAGATTACCACGTCATCTTCTCCTTCTCGAACTAGACTCTCCCAACAGCTTCGACTCTCTGTCTGCATTCTTCGACTGTCCTCAGTAGCCGTCATCACATCTTGCTGTACCTGTTCCAGCTCGCGGCTCTTTTCCAATGCGCGCTGGACTTGACGTTGACAGACTTGCTGGGCTTGCTGTAGAAGCAGATCGTCGGGCGTCGGTTCCTTCGAGAAGGCAACGTTTCGAGCAGTCCTGGATCGCATaattctttccaaaagcatGTGTTCTTGTTGTATTCGGATCGAGGCATCCACCAATTGCTGTTGCACGACGCCACGGGAGGATTTCGCTGGGAATGCCGTACTGCCAGTGTTCCTGAGCGTCTTCAGGCGCGACTCGTACTCTAGTAATTGCCGATCAAGCCATCGAGATATAGCGGTTTCACGCTCTATATCGGCGTCAATATGGTCCTCCGACACATCATCCGGAGCCGTCAAGATATTGGccgacaaggccttgtccGTCAATGAAGCGCATGTCCGCAAGAGACGTCCAATGCAGTCGTCGTCCGATTGTTCGTCCATTCTATTCAACTCAGTTGGATTGGCTTTCATGGGGAAAATGTGTTTTCATGTCATacaaacaccgcaaatcCTTCTTACCTCGAACACTTTCAATCCCTCGGTAGCGTCGATGCCTTGGTAAGAAACACCCACTCGCAGTCAGGCTACGGCAGCACCATAATTTGGTTGTCTAATTTTTGTGTCGGTTTCGTTTTCGGCCTTGATTTCTTCACTACAGGATTTGTAATTTAAATATTTAAAAGGTCCGTGACTGTGACCGAGTGTAAGACTGC harbors:
- the helicase_4 gene encoding predicted protein (ATP-dependent helicase highly closed to the Thalassiosira protein thaps1 97518); translation: MAGRDVIGIAKTGSGKTLAYVLPLLRHMDAQPDLGPHESGPLGLILAPARELAYQIHVVCKNMAKPLGYKSTAVYGGAGVAEQIADLKRGTHIVTATPGRLIDILTMQSGKILSLQRVTYVVMDEADRMYDMGFAPQISAILAAVRPDRQTVLFSATFPKAVESLARKSLQYPVEVMVGGRSVASDSVTQYAERVEEDEKFLRLLQVLGEQVEGTKKVIVFVDTQVRADNLFEQLLRNGYSTLSLHGGKEQEDRDSTISDFKRKDGPNVLVATGVAGRGLDVGSCTCVINFSAPNHLEAYVHQVGRTGRAGNRGVAYTFVSSTDEAKFAPNVVRAMSEAGQGDNISPELRQLSDEFQAKVEKGEARYAGSGFKGKGYTYDSTELSEAQKMARLEKRQALLEAGLLDPDEEDPYANDTNDSHLKNDSASSSTQMKKVAGIEMEIPDTLTPEILALPGMKEALLRKAGIILPTAGNEGEAATEPLLGPVRMGDNHWLREFEINEYPREARWKVTQKDTTSRLQEEFRTAVTLKGTYFGPGKEPKDDERKLYLHLEATSDRMLQDCVQEIQRLLNEETLRVSAKQGVGGGSHKYNVLA
- a CDS encoding predicted protein, yielding MKANPTELNRMDEQSDDDCIGRLLRTCASLTDKALSANILTAPDDVSEDHIDADIERETAISRWLDRQLLEYESRLKTLRNTGSTAFPAKSSRGVVQQQLVDASIRIQQEHMLLERIMRSRTARNVAFSKEPTPDDLLLQQAQQVCQRQVQRALEKSRELEQVQQDVMTATEDSRRMQTESRSCWESLVREGEDDVVISNASTKESKDERQLRVLGRVLVDLVTSSNIDWYEDDKLQEIMQRLEQLDHR